Proteins from a genomic interval of Lolium perenne isolate Kyuss_39 chromosome 1, Kyuss_2.0, whole genome shotgun sequence:
- the LOC127339985 gene encoding two-component response regulator ORR22, which yields MGHHQLENPLVPGMAPTATRLLAVGGDTTKLGLLVTNLRLRGYQVTSSTDPAAAMAGLRQDGLQSFNFDAVMVDADSKYPGRARAALNKLFEFAVREPLICAYGIKGKDTFGPLAMQDLDKFIKPIYTVGSNGPNSPKDTLNGRYNTSPSTTASTITNFSFSGRKEGGRSKKHTRSTHSQEVEKAHNPKNPRVVWTNELHKEFLEAIDKLVAAGEKPVPTQILRVMNNPTLERANIASHLQKTR from the exons ATGGGTCACCACCAGCTGGAGAACCCTCTGGTTCCTGGGATGGCGCCGACGGCTACCCGCCTGCTCGCCGTCGGAGGAGACACCACCAAGCTAGGCCTCCTGGTCACCAACCTTCGCCTGCGAGGCTACCAAG TGACGAGTAGCACCGatccggcggcggccatggcaggGCTGCGCCAGGACGGCCTGCAGAGCTTCAACTTCGACGCCGTGATGGTCGACGCGGACTCGAAATACCCCGGCAGAGCGCGGGCCGCCCTGAATAAGCTCTTTGAGTTTGCCGTCCGCGAGCCGCTCATTTGCGCATACG GGATTAAAGGAAAGGATACCTTTGGACCCCTAGCAATGCAAGATCTAGATAAGTTCATCAAGCCCATCTATACCGTTGGATCAAATGGACCGAATTCACCAAAGGACACTTTGAACGGTCGGTACAACACCTCTCCATCGACAACGGCGTCTACTATCACAAACTTCTCATTCTCAGGAAGAAAGGAAGGTGGGAGGAGCAAGAAACACACGCGTAGCACACATAGCCAGGAGGTGGAGAAGGCCCATAATCCCAAAAACCCCCGAGTTGTTTGGACCAATGAACTACACAAAGAGTTCCTAGAAGCGATCGACAAACTTGTCGCCGCTGGAGAAA AACCCGTGCCAACACAAATACTTCGTGTGATGAATAATCCTACGCTTGAGAGGGCGAACATAGCCAGTCACCTTCAG AAGACGCGATGA